From Pantoea sp. Ep11b, the proteins below share one genomic window:
- the yihA gene encoding ribosome biogenesis GTP-binding protein YihA/YsxC: protein MSELNYHVTHFVMSAPDIRHLPADTGIEVAFAGRSNAGKSSALNTLTNQKGLARTSKTPGRTQLINLFEVKEGKRLVDLPGYGYAEVPEEMKLKWQRALGEYLQKRQALKGLVVLMDIRHPLKDLDRQMIQWSVESGIPVLVLLTKADKLASGARKAQLNVVREAALGFAGDVQVELFSSLKKIGVDKVRQKLDSWFNTLEPAYEDQDAEE from the coding sequence TTGTCTGAACTGAATTATCACGTTACCCACTTTGTCATGAGCGCGCCGGATATCCGTCATCTGCCTGCCGATACCGGAATTGAAGTGGCTTTCGCTGGCCGCTCAAACGCGGGAAAATCGAGTGCGCTGAATACGTTAACCAATCAGAAAGGTCTGGCGCGTACCAGTAAAACGCCGGGACGTACGCAGCTGATTAACCTGTTTGAAGTCAAAGAGGGCAAGCGTCTGGTCGACCTGCCTGGCTACGGCTATGCCGAAGTCCCGGAAGAGATGAAGCTGAAGTGGCAACGTGCGCTAGGGGAATACCTGCAAAAACGTCAGGCACTGAAAGGACTGGTCGTGCTGATGGATATCCGCCACCCACTCAAGGATCTCGACCGCCAGATGATTCAGTGGTCAGTGGAAAGCGGCATACCGGTACTGGTGCTGCTCACCAAAGCCGATAAACTCGCCTCGGGTGCCCGTAAAGCCCAGCTGAATGTTGTGCGTGAAGCGGCGCTCGGCTTTGCCGGAGATGTACAGGTCGAGCTCTTCTCATCGCTGAAGAAAATTGGCGTGGATAAAGTGCGTCAGAAGCTGGACAGCTGGTTTAACACGCTTGAACCGGCTTATGAGGATCAGGACGCCGAAGAGTAA
- the dsbA gene encoding thiol:disulfide interchange protein DsbA: MKKIWFALMGLVLAFSASAAQFTEGKQYVNLQKPVAGEPQVMEFFSFFCPHCYQFERIYHVNDAVKKNLPADVKLVKYHVDFLGGDLGPVVTQAWAVAMALGVEDKVTAPIFDGIQKTQTITDPASLKATFVQAAGISAADYDAAWNSFAVKALVAQQQKAAADVDLRGVPAMFVNGKYMVNNGGLDTSSMDNFVADYANVVKFLVSQK, from the coding sequence ATGAAGAAAATTTGGTTTGCACTGATGGGTTTAGTGCTGGCATTCAGCGCGTCTGCTGCCCAGTTCACTGAAGGTAAACAATATGTGAATCTGCAGAAGCCGGTAGCTGGCGAACCTCAGGTGATGGAGTTCTTCTCCTTCTTCTGCCCGCACTGCTATCAGTTTGAACGCATTTATCACGTCAATGACGCGGTGAAAAAGAATCTGCCTGCTGACGTTAAACTGGTGAAATATCATGTTGATTTCCTTGGCGGCGATCTGGGTCCGGTCGTAACTCAGGCCTGGGCTGTCGCGATGGCGCTGGGCGTGGAAGATAAAGTCACGGCACCTATTTTCGATGGCATCCAGAAAACCCAGACCATTACCGATCCTGCCAGCCTGAAAGCGACCTTTGTCCAGGCGGCCGGTATCTCTGCTGCGGATTATGATGCGGCCTGGAACAGCTTTGCGGTTAAAGCCCTGGTAGCGCAGCAGCAGAAAGCCGCTGCGGATGTGGATCTTCGCGGTGTGCCTGCCATGTTCGTCAACGGCAAATACATGGTGAACAACGGCGGTCTGGATACCAGCTCTATGGATAATTTCGTCGCGGACTATGCGAACGTGGTTAAATTCCTTGTAAGCCAGAAGTAA
- a CDS encoding YihD family protein, which produces MKCHRLNELLALLQPAWQKEPDLNLVTFLQKLAQESGFRGPLSELTDDVLIYHLKMRDSARDDAIPGLKKDYEVDFKTALLRARGVIKPDE; this is translated from the coding sequence ATGAAATGTCATCGTTTAAATGAACTGCTTGCGCTGCTGCAACCCGCCTGGCAAAAAGAGCCAGACCTCAATCTGGTCACATTTTTGCAGAAACTGGCTCAGGAATCTGGTTTCCGTGGCCCGTTAAGTGAATTAACGGACGATGTATTAATTTACCATCTCAAAATGCGTGACTCCGCCCGCGATGATGCGATTCCGGGCCTGAAAAAAGATTATGAAGTTGATTTCAAAACCGCCCTGCTGCGCGCACGGGGGGTCATTAAACCGGACGAGTAA
- the polA gene encoding DNA polymerase I, which yields MAQIAENPLILVDGSSYLYRAYHAFPPLTNSAGEPTGAMYGVLNMLKSLLAQYNPSHVAVVFDAKGKTFRDELFEHYKSHRPPMPDDLRAQIEPLHEMVRAMGLPLLAVSGVEADDVIGTLALEAEKKGLPVLISTGDKDMAQLVTPGITLINTMTNTILGPEEVENKYGVPPALIIDFLAMMGDSSDNIPGVPGVGEKTAQALLQGLGSMKTIYDNLDKVADLSFRGAKTMATKLEQNRDVAFLSYQLATIKTDVELEQPCEALTVTEPDVEALQALFSRYEFKRWLSDLQEGKWLQGKKSNTQAQKALADEPAPAVETRSVLSSEGYVTILDQALFETWLEKLKNSDVFAFDLETDALDTLSASIVGISFAIAPGEAAYLPVAHDYLDAPDQLDRAAVLAQLKPLLEDDSVWKVGQNLKYDRGVLKNYDIELAGIRFDTMLESYILNSVVGKHDMDSLAARWLHHKTITFQEIAGKGKNQLTFNQIALEQASHYAAEDADVTLQLHLKMWPELEKEAGPKNVFEQIEMPLLTVISRIERNGVLIDQGILAQHSKELTARLAELELKAHELAGEPFNLSSTKQLQVILFEKQGIKPTKKTPGGAPSTSEEVLAELALDYPLPKVILEHRGLSKLKSTYTDKLPQMINPISGRVHTSYHQAVTATGRLSSADPNLQNIPVRNDEGRRIRQAFVAAKGYRIVAADYSQIELRIMAHLSQDKGLLDAFAQGEDIHRATASEVFGVPLEKVSGEQRRSAKAINFGLIYGMSAFGLSRQLNIGAGEAKKYMDLYFERYPGVLRYMENTRQLAASKGYVETLEGRRLWLPDIKSGNAIRRKAAERAAINAPMQGTAADIIKRAMIAVDAWLEQQNDDTVRMIMQVHDELVFEVKAEAVEEASQKIQALMEGSVRLDVPLLVEVGVGDNWDEAH from the coding sequence ATGGCGCAAATTGCAGAAAATCCCCTGATTCTGGTTGATGGCTCATCCTATCTTTATCGCGCGTATCACGCGTTTCCGCCGCTGACCAATAGTGCAGGTGAACCCACTGGCGCCATGTACGGCGTGCTCAACATGCTGAAAAGCCTGCTGGCGCAATATAATCCGAGTCACGTTGCTGTGGTGTTCGATGCCAAAGGCAAAACCTTCCGGGACGAGCTGTTTGAGCATTACAAATCTCACCGTCCCCCGATGCCTGACGATCTGCGTGCGCAGATCGAGCCGCTCCATGAGATGGTGCGGGCGATGGGGCTGCCGCTGCTGGCGGTGAGCGGCGTTGAGGCTGATGATGTAATCGGTACGCTGGCGCTGGAAGCGGAGAAAAAAGGTCTCCCGGTGCTGATCAGTACGGGCGACAAAGATATGGCCCAGCTGGTCACGCCAGGCATTACGCTGATCAACACCATGACAAACACCATTCTCGGGCCGGAAGAGGTAGAGAACAAATATGGTGTTCCCCCTGCGCTGATCATCGATTTCCTCGCCATGATGGGCGACAGCTCGGACAACATTCCCGGTGTACCGGGCGTGGGTGAGAAAACCGCGCAGGCGCTGCTGCAGGGGCTGGGCAGCATGAAGACGATCTATGACAATCTGGATAAGGTTGCCGATCTTTCGTTCCGTGGTGCGAAAACCATGGCGACGAAACTCGAACAGAATCGCGATGTGGCCTTTCTCTCCTACCAGCTGGCGACCATTAAGACCGATGTTGAGCTGGAGCAGCCGTGCGAGGCGCTCACGGTCACTGAACCGGATGTGGAGGCACTGCAGGCTCTGTTCAGCCGTTATGAGTTTAAACGCTGGCTGAGCGATCTGCAGGAGGGCAAATGGCTGCAGGGCAAAAAGAGCAACACCCAGGCGCAGAAAGCCCTGGCCGATGAGCCAGCCCCTGCGGTCGAAACCCGCAGCGTTCTCTCATCAGAAGGATATGTCACTATCCTGGACCAGGCGCTGTTTGAAACCTGGCTGGAGAAGCTGAAAAACAGCGACGTCTTTGCCTTTGACCTGGAAACCGATGCGCTGGACACCCTGAGCGCCAGCATCGTTGGCATCAGTTTCGCCATTGCCCCCGGGGAAGCCGCCTATCTGCCGGTTGCCCATGACTATCTCGATGCGCCTGATCAACTGGATCGCGCGGCCGTGCTGGCGCAGCTTAAACCTCTGCTGGAAGATGACAGCGTCTGGAAAGTGGGTCAGAACCTGAAGTATGACCGTGGCGTGCTGAAGAACTACGACATCGAACTGGCGGGCATCAGATTCGACACCATGCTTGAGTCCTACATTCTGAACAGCGTGGTGGGCAAGCATGATATGGACAGCCTGGCCGCACGCTGGCTTCACCACAAGACGATCACCTTCCAGGAGATCGCCGGCAAAGGCAAAAATCAGCTGACCTTCAACCAGATTGCACTGGAACAGGCTTCGCACTATGCGGCTGAAGATGCCGATGTCACCCTGCAGCTGCATCTGAAGATGTGGCCAGAGCTGGAGAAAGAAGCGGGGCCGAAGAACGTTTTCGAGCAGATCGAGATGCCGCTGCTGACCGTGATCTCCCGGATAGAGCGTAATGGCGTATTGATCGATCAGGGCATACTGGCGCAACACTCGAAAGAGCTGACGGCACGCCTGGCAGAACTGGAGTTAAAAGCGCATGAGCTGGCGGGCGAACCCTTCAATCTCTCCTCCACCAAACAGCTCCAGGTGATCCTGTTTGAAAAACAGGGCATCAAACCGACTAAGAAAACCCCGGGTGGTGCGCCTTCCACCAGTGAAGAGGTGCTGGCTGAGCTGGCACTCGATTATCCGCTGCCAAAAGTGATCCTGGAGCATCGCGGTTTATCCAAGCTGAAATCGACCTATACGGATAAGTTGCCGCAGATGATCAATCCGATAAGCGGGCGCGTGCACACCTCGTATCATCAGGCCGTGACCGCGACCGGGCGTCTCTCTTCAGCCGATCCAAACCTGCAGAACATTCCGGTTCGCAATGATGAAGGGCGGCGGATTCGTCAGGCCTTTGTGGCGGCGAAAGGTTATCGCATCGTGGCTGCGGACTATTCGCAGATCGAACTGCGTATTATGGCGCACCTTTCCCAGGACAAAGGGTTACTGGACGCGTTTGCTCAGGGCGAAGATATTCACCGCGCCACAGCATCGGAAGTGTTCGGGGTGCCGCTGGAGAAGGTCAGCGGTGAACAGCGTCGCAGTGCCAAGGCGATCAACTTTGGTCTGATCTATGGGATGAGCGCCTTTGGCCTGTCACGTCAGCTGAATATCGGGGCGGGCGAAGCGAAGAAGTATATGGATCTCTACTTCGAACGTTATCCTGGCGTACTGCGCTATATGGAGAACACCCGTCAGCTGGCGGCGAGTAAAGGCTATGTCGAAACACTGGAAGGCCGCCGGCTCTGGCTGCCCGATATTAAATCGGGCAACGCCATTCGCCGTAAAGCCGCCGAACGTGCCGCGATCAATGCGCCGATGCAGGGAACGGCAGCAGATATCATCAAACGGGCAATGATTGCTGTTGATGCGTGGCTTGAGCAGCAAAACGATGACACCGTCAGAATGATCATGCAGGTTCATGATGAACTGGTCTTCGAGGTCAAAGCGGAAGCGGTTGAAGAGGCCAGCCAGAAAATCCAGGCGCTGATGGAAGGCAGCGTGCGGCTCGACGTGCCGCTGCTGGTGGAAGTCGGCGTGGGCGATAACTGGGACGAAGCCCACTGA
- a CDS encoding serine/threonine protein kinase produces the protein MSDAAFNFQTLNPDVLLDALWETGIRVESGLTALNSYENRVYQFSDDEKRRYVAKFYRPQRWRAEQIAEEHQFAHDLLADEVPVAAPLRLQGESLHSHAGFFFAVFPSLGGRQYETDNEDQMEWVGRFLGRIHQTGRKALFSHRPAIGLEEYLHEPRQVLERALLVPESLKAPLLQAVDKLGNTLQQQWHTAWQPLRLHGDCHPGNILWRDGPLFVDLDDARNGPAVQDLWMLVNGDRQEQRIQWDILLEAYSEFSDFDINELSLIEPLRAMRMVYYLAWVVRRWEDPAFPRAFPWMTDEDFWRRQISLFTEQEKLLQEPPLQLTPQY, from the coding sequence ATGAGCGACGCTGCTTTTAACTTCCAGACTCTGAATCCTGACGTGCTTCTGGATGCGCTGTGGGAGACCGGGATCCGCGTCGAATCAGGCCTGACAGCCCTGAACAGTTATGAAAACAGGGTTTACCAGTTCAGCGATGATGAAAAACGCCGCTACGTCGCAAAGTTTTACCGTCCGCAGCGCTGGCGTGCGGAACAGATCGCGGAAGAGCATCAGTTTGCGCATGACCTGCTGGCTGACGAAGTGCCGGTTGCCGCGCCGCTACGATTGCAGGGCGAGTCATTGCACAGTCACGCGGGCTTCTTTTTTGCTGTCTTTCCCAGTCTCGGCGGGCGGCAGTATGAGACAGACAACGAAGATCAGATGGAGTGGGTTGGCCGTTTTCTGGGGCGCATTCATCAGACCGGGCGTAAAGCCCTTTTCAGCCATCGGCCAGCTATAGGGCTGGAAGAATATCTGCATGAACCCCGGCAGGTGCTGGAGCGCGCTCTGCTCGTTCCTGAATCGCTCAAAGCCCCCCTGCTACAGGCTGTCGATAAGCTGGGAAACACGCTGCAGCAACAGTGGCACACTGCGTGGCAGCCGCTACGATTACATGGGGACTGCCATCCGGGTAATATCCTGTGGCGTGACGGGCCGTTATTCGTCGATCTGGATGACGCTCGTAACGGCCCCGCTGTGCAGGATCTCTGGATGCTGGTTAACGGCGACCGGCAGGAACAGCGTATTCAGTGGGATATCCTGCTGGAGGCGTACAGCGAATTCAGTGACTTCGATATTAATGAATTGTCACTGATTGAGCCTTTACGCGCCATGCGCATGGTTTATTATCTGGCCTGGGTTGTCCGACGCTGGGAGGATCCCGCTTTTCCGCGCGCGTTTCCCTGGATGACAGATGAAGATTTCTGGCGCAGGCAGATTTCACTCTTTACCGAGCAGGAGAAGCTGTTGCAGGAACCTCCTCTGCAGCTGACACCGCAATATTAA
- the hemN gene encoding oxygen-independent coproporphyrinogen III oxidase — MPSLQTDWDRALIEKYNYAGPRYTSYPTALEFSEQFAEADFRRAVARYPDRPLSLYVHIPFCHRLCYFCGCNKLVTRQRHKADRYLDVLEQEIIQRAPLFRQRQVTQLHWGGGTPTFLDKAQVSRLMALLKQHFTLTDEAEMSIEVDPREIELDMIDHLRSLGFNRLSMGVQDFNKAVQERVNRVQDEAVIFGLVARAREQGFSSTSIDLIYGLPLQTPASFAWTLERVLALSPDRLSVFNYAHLPAMFAAQRKIKEDELPSAQQKLDILQQTIATLTQQGYQFIGMDHFAKPQDELAIAQRSGQLHRNFQGYTTQGDSDLLGLGVSAISMIGDSYAQNQKELNTWYDCVERQGNGLWRGLTLSEDDCLRRDVIKTLICHFSLDFAATEAQWGIDFRDYFAEDLALLEPLIADGLVECTATGLKVTGIGRLLIRNICMCFDRYLRQKARQQQFSRVI, encoded by the coding sequence ATGCCATCGCTGCAGACTGACTGGGATCGGGCGCTAATTGAAAAGTACAATTACGCCGGTCCGCGCTACACCTCTTATCCCACCGCGCTGGAGTTCAGCGAACAGTTCGCGGAAGCCGATTTCCGGCGCGCCGTGGCACGCTATCCGGATCGCCCGCTGTCACTCTACGTCCATATTCCTTTCTGCCATCGTCTCTGCTACTTCTGTGGCTGCAACAAGCTTGTGACGCGTCAGCGCCATAAGGCTGACCGCTATCTGGATGTGCTTGAGCAGGAGATTATTCAGCGCGCGCCGCTGTTTCGTCAGCGTCAGGTTACGCAGCTTCACTGGGGCGGGGGGACGCCTACCTTTCTCGACAAAGCCCAGGTTTCGCGGCTGATGGCGCTGCTGAAACAGCACTTCACGCTGACCGACGAGGCTGAGATGTCGATCGAGGTCGATCCGCGGGAAATTGAGCTGGATATGATCGATCACCTGCGATCGCTGGGATTCAATCGTCTGAGCATGGGCGTGCAGGATTTCAATAAAGCGGTGCAGGAGCGCGTCAATCGGGTGCAGGACGAGGCGGTGATTTTCGGCCTGGTGGCGCGGGCCCGCGAACAGGGCTTCAGCTCCACCAGCATCGACCTGATCTATGGTCTGCCCCTGCAGACGCCCGCCAGCTTCGCCTGGACGCTGGAGCGGGTGCTGGCGCTGAGCCCGGATCGCCTGAGTGTGTTTAACTATGCGCATTTGCCTGCGATGTTCGCGGCGCAGCGCAAAATCAAAGAGGATGAACTGCCCTCCGCGCAGCAGAAGCTGGATATTCTGCAGCAGACCATCGCGACCCTGACGCAGCAGGGTTACCAGTTTATCGGCATGGACCACTTTGCGAAGCCGCAGGATGAACTGGCTATTGCGCAGCGCAGCGGGCAGCTGCACCGTAATTTTCAGGGCTACACCACCCAGGGCGACAGCGATTTGCTGGGGCTGGGCGTCTCCGCCATCAGTATGATTGGCGACAGTTATGCCCAGAATCAGAAAGAGCTCAATACCTGGTATGATTGTGTGGAACGGCAGGGAAATGGCCTGTGGCGCGGTCTCACCTTAAGCGAGGATGATTGCCTGCGGCGTGATGTGATTAAAACGCTGATTTGTCACTTCTCGCTGGATTTTGCTGCCACAGAAGCGCAGTGGGGGATCGACTTCAGGGATTACTTTGCTGAGGATCTGGCGCTGCTGGAACCGCTGATTGCTGACGGGCTGGTGGAATGTACCGCAACAGGGCTGAAGGTGACGGGAATTGGCCGGTTACTGATTCGTAATATCTGCATGTGCTTTGATCGCTATCTGCGTCAGAAAGCGCGTCAGCAGCAGTTCTCCCGCGTGATCTGA
- the mdtD gene encoding multidrug transporter subunit MdtD, with amino-acid sequence MAEGWCYYFASSRRKPQEGYSMIRSARSMAGLPWIAAMAFFMQSLDATILNTALPAIATSLDRSPLAMQSAVISYTLTVAMLIPVSGWLADRFGTRRVFIIAVSLFTFGSLACALSPTLQVLVISRVVQGIGGAMMMPVARLALLRAYPRSELLPVLNFVTMPGLVGPILGPLLGGVLVTYATWHWIFLINIPIGIMGIVYARKYMPDFTTPKRRFDFFGFLLFGAGLVMISIGIELFGERVVSAWLAGGILFSGIVLLLLYIVHARRHPSPLINLPMFKTRTFSVGIGGNIASRLGTGCVPFLMPLMLQVGFGYSAIIAGCMMAPVAIGSILAKSTVTQLLRWLGYRRLLVGITTIIGILIASFSLQSPAESIIVLLLPLFILGMAMSTQFTAMNTITLADLDDDNASGGNSVLAVTQQLAISFGVAVSAAVLRFYQEFETSTISQFHATFLTMGVVTVLSALTFMLLKNGDGRNLISDRDKKKKR; translated from the coding sequence GTGGCTGAAGGCTGGTGCTATTATTTTGCTTCTTCTCGCAGGAAACCCCAGGAAGGATACTCAATGATCAGATCTGCGCGCAGCATGGCTGGTTTGCCATGGATAGCGGCGATGGCCTTTTTTATGCAGTCGCTTGATGCCACCATACTGAATACTGCCCTGCCCGCTATCGCCACCAGCCTCGACCGTTCTCCCCTCGCTATGCAATCTGCTGTTATCAGCTACACCCTGACCGTTGCGATGCTGATCCCGGTCAGCGGCTGGCTGGCCGATCGCTTCGGCACCCGCCGGGTGTTTATCATTGCGGTTTCCCTTTTTACCTTCGGATCACTGGCCTGCGCGCTGTCGCCAACGCTCCAGGTGCTGGTCATATCACGCGTCGTGCAGGGCATAGGGGGCGCCATGATGATGCCGGTCGCACGACTCGCGCTGCTGCGCGCCTACCCGCGCAGTGAACTGCTGCCGGTGCTCAACTTTGTGACCATGCCCGGATTAGTCGGTCCGATCCTGGGTCCGCTGCTGGGCGGCGTGCTGGTAACCTATGCGACGTGGCACTGGATCTTCCTGATTAATATTCCGATAGGCATCATGGGCATTGTCTACGCCCGTAAATATATGCCGGACTTCACTACCCCTAAACGCCGCTTCGACTTTTTCGGCTTTCTGCTGTTCGGAGCCGGACTGGTGATGATCTCGATCGGGATTGAGCTGTTTGGCGAACGCGTGGTTTCTGCCTGGCTGGCGGGCGGAATATTATTCAGCGGCATTGTGCTGTTGCTTCTTTATATCGTGCATGCCCGGCGTCACCCTTCGCCGCTGATTAATCTGCCGATGTTTAAAACCCGCACCTTCTCCGTCGGCATCGGCGGCAACATAGCATCCCGTCTCGGAACCGGCTGCGTGCCATTTTTAATGCCGCTCATGTTACAGGTGGGTTTTGGCTACTCTGCGATTATTGCCGGCTGCATGATGGCGCCTGTCGCCATCGGTTCAATACTGGCGAAATCGACGGTGACCCAGCTGCTGCGCTGGCTGGGCTATCGTCGCCTGCTGGTCGGCATCACAACGATTATTGGTATTCTGATCGCCAGCTTCTCTCTGCAGTCTCCGGCAGAAAGCATCATCGTGCTGCTACTTCCGCTGTTTATTCTCGGCATGGCCATGTCAACGCAGTTCACCGCCATGAATACCATTACGCTGGCCGATCTGGATGACGATAACGCCAGTGGCGGTAACAGCGTGCTGGCCGTGACGCAGCAGCTGGCCATCAGTTTTGGTGTGGCGGTCAGTGCAGCCGTGCTCCGCTTCTATCAGGAGTTTGAAACGAGCACCATTTCCCAGTTTCACGCCACGTTCCTGACGATGGGGGTAGTGACGGTGCTGTCGGCGCTGACCTTTATGCTGCTGAAAAACGGAGATGGACGAAATCTGATTAGCGATCGCGATAAGAAGAAAAAGCGTTAG
- the mobA gene encoding molybdenum cofactor guanylyltransferase MobA encodes MTTVTGIILAGGQGRRMGGQDKGLVQLNGRPLYEHVLERFRPQVNIVMINANRNIDRYQLSGCRVIQDLVGDYPGPLAGIYSALRAIDDEWAAFCSCDTPAIPLNFVEKLAGQRGAAPAVWVRSASRDHPTLALVHRKLAAPLQAYLEAGERRLMHFLRDHGGHAVQLDDDESAFRNINTPEDLKERR; translated from the coding sequence ATGACGACAGTAACCGGCATCATTCTGGCCGGTGGTCAGGGCCGCCGTATGGGTGGTCAGGACAAGGGATTAGTGCAACTCAATGGCAGGCCGCTTTATGAGCATGTTCTTGAACGGTTCAGGCCACAGGTCAACATTGTCATGATTAATGCGAATCGTAATATTGATCGCTATCAGTTAAGCGGGTGTCGGGTGATTCAGGATCTCGTCGGGGATTATCCTGGCCCGCTGGCTGGCATCTATAGTGCATTGCGCGCTATTGATGATGAATGGGCAGCGTTCTGTTCCTGCGATACGCCAGCCATTCCGCTTAACTTTGTTGAAAAGCTGGCCGGACAGCGCGGAGCAGCACCGGCGGTCTGGGTTCGTTCGGCGTCGCGCGACCACCCGACGCTGGCCCTGGTTCACCGGAAACTGGCGGCACCGCTTCAGGCATATCTGGAGGCGGGTGAACGGCGTCTTATGCACTTCCTGCGCGACCATGGCGGTCATGCTGTTCAGCTGGATGATGATGAGTCGGCTTTCCGCAATATCAATACACCTGAGGATCTGAAGGAGAGACGCTGA
- the mobB gene encoding molybdopterin-guanine dinucleotide biosynthesis protein MobB, with translation MALPLLAITGWSGTGKTTLLQQVIPLLASKGIRAGLIKHTHHQMDIDTPGKDSYLLRKAGARQVIVASAQRWALMCETPEEPSVNLPYLLSRMDPSVLEIVLVEGFKDEPVPKIVLWRAGIKGGVGELLDEHVIAVASDQKLDLALPVLDLNSPENVADFIAEWLKKR, from the coding sequence ATGGCATTACCCCTGCTTGCTATTACAGGCTGGAGCGGAACCGGAAAAACGACGCTGCTACAGCAGGTGATCCCCCTGCTGGCCAGTAAAGGGATTCGCGCCGGGCTGATTAAGCATACCCATCATCAGATGGATATTGATACACCCGGCAAAGATAGCTATCTGCTCAGAAAGGCGGGAGCCCGTCAGGTCATCGTGGCAAGCGCGCAGCGGTGGGCATTGATGTGTGAGACGCCGGAAGAGCCCTCTGTTAATCTGCCTTATCTGCTGAGCCGCATGGATCCCTCTGTGCTGGAGATTGTGCTGGTCGAAGGCTTCAAAGATGAACCCGTGCCTAAAATTGTGCTCTGGCGCGCCGGGATTAAAGGAGGCGTCGGTGAACTGCTTGATGAGCATGTTATCGCGGTGGCCAGCGATCAGAAACTGGATCTGGCGCTACCCGTTCTGGATCTGAACAGCCCGGAAAACGTGGCAGATTTTATTGCTGAGTGGCTGAAAAAACGTTGA
- the yihI gene encoding Der GTPase-activating protein YihI has protein sequence MKQPARAAHGKPAGKAKRKSRDEINNEARDRKRDKKHRGHASGSRANPAAPANSSGRQSDSAKDPRIGSKKPVALIADGKTTATKPKRSVEKPAAKKVRLTPEEELAKLENDERLDALLDRLENGETLSAEDQGWLDASLDRIDELMEQLGIVMDDDEDDKAEEDMYRLLKGN, from the coding sequence ATGAAGCAACCTGCACGAGCTGCGCACGGCAAACCTGCCGGCAAAGCCAAACGCAAATCGCGTGACGAAATCAACAACGAAGCGCGCGATCGCAAACGTGATAAAAAGCATCGCGGGCACGCATCTGGCAGCCGTGCGAATCCGGCAGCGCCTGCCAATAGCAGCGGGCGTCAGTCGGACAGCGCGAAAGACCCACGCATCGGGAGTAAAAAACCGGTCGCCCTGATTGCAGACGGAAAGACCACGGCCACTAAGCCAAAGAGAAGCGTCGAAAAGCCCGCCGCGAAAAAAGTACGTCTGACGCCTGAGGAAGAGCTGGCGAAGCTGGAAAATGATGAGCGTCTGGATGCGCTGCTGGATCGACTGGAAAATGGCGAAACGCTGTCAGCTGAAGATCAGGGCTGGCTGGATGCCTCGCTGGATCGCATCGATGAACTGATGGAGCAGCTGGGCATCGTGATGGATGATGACGAAGATGACAAGGCAGAAGAAGATATGTATCGCCTGCTGAAGGGCAATTAA